From Pleurocapsa sp. PCC 7319:
TTCTGGGCAAGCAGGTAGTTGAGCAATTATGCCAGGCTGGTGCTACCATTGACCTAATTAGCATACCGCGATCGCGTCAGTTAAACCTCTGTAAGTGGGAAAATTGTCAACAGGCAGTCAAAGAACAAAATATTGTGATTCATCTGGCTGCTCATGTTGGAGGTATTGGTTTAAACCGAGAAAAACCAGCAGAATTATTTTACGATAACCTGATGATGGGTACTCAGCTAATTCATGCTGCTTATCAAGAAGGTGTAGAGAAGTTTGTCTGTGTGGGAACTATTTGCGCTTATCCCAAGTTTACTCCTGTACCTTTTAAGGAGGACGATCTTTGGAATGGTTATCCAGAGGAAACCAATGCACCCTACGGGATTGCTAAAAAAGCATTGCTCGTACAGCTACAAGCCTATCGTCAACAATATGGCTTTGACGGCATTTATTTATTACCTGTTAACTTATACGGACCAGAGGATAATTTTGAGCCTCGCAGTTCCCATGTAATTCCTGCTTTAATTCACAAGATTCACCTTGCACAGCAAAGTGGAGTTCAAGAGTTACCAGTTTGGGGAGATGGCAGCCCTACCCGAGAATTTTTATATTCTACTGATGCAGCGCGAGGTATCGTGATGGCAACTCAAAAATACGATCAACCTGCACCAGTCAATTTGGGTACTAATCACGAAATATCGATTAGAGACTTGGTAGAAACTATTTGTGAATTGATGGATTTTACTGGGACAATCAGCTGGCAAACAGATAAGCCCAACGGTCAACCTCGACGTTGCTTAGATACGCAAAGAGCAAAAGAAAAATTCGGCTTTGTGGCAGAAACAGAATTGCGTCAGGGTTTACAAAACACAATTAATTGGTATCGCCAACACGCCACTTGAGAATTTGAAAATTTGAGGGTACGACCAAATTATCGAGGAAATATCAATGAGATTTTTCTCATGAAAACTTCATCAAAACTCCATCCGAAATTGTTTCAATTCAATTTAGATGCAAGTAATTGATAGTTATTGATAATTATGGTCGAGCAACCTCAAGCCATGGAAAACATAACACCAAAAGAAAACGAAGATAAACAGCAAAACAAAATTAAAGCAACTTTTAGCCTATTAGATCATGCTGTCAAAGCCTATAACAATAGTGAAACCTACATTAAACGTGGCTTGACCTTGTTCGGACTAGGAAGTGTTATTGCTGGAGCTTCTTTTAGTGTTGGTCAAAATATACCTAGTAATCAGGTTTCACTTTCTCAAAACTCGAATATTACTCCAACTTCAAATCTTACTTCTACTCCTCAACCCCAACAATCTGCTAACTCTTCTTTTCAGCAGAATCCTCTTCAGCCTCAAGTTATTTACGTCACTCCCCCAAGTCAACCGATCTCGGTTCATAATATTCAACCTATTAATCCACCTGTTGCCACCAATTCAACCCCAAAACCTTCAAATATCGCTCCTACATCTACCCCAGAGAATGTGTCTCCCAAACCTGTAGCTACTCACACACCTACTGCTACCAATCCCACAGCAGAACCCGTAAATCCCCCCTCTTCAACTAATCTACCGCCAATTTCAGAAGAACTATCCCAAGTCAGAGAGACAGTGGACTCCGTTCAACAGATTTCAGGTGCGATCGCCGGAATTAAAAAAGACATTACTCCATTATTTGGAGAACAAGAAGATTAATCTAATCGAGCATCATTCGTGACAAGTTAAGGCTGTATGTTGTTGTCAATCGGTTTTTAGCTCTAAGATCTAAGATCTAAGCTATTAGCGTTTGGGACATTTTAAAGTTAACTTTCTTTTTTAAAGCGATTGGCTTTGCCACTGCGCGACGCGGAGCTAGTCCTTTAGGGCGGAGCGCAATCGCTTTACATCTTCATTTACATTAAAAACAAAATATGGCAAACTTTGGCTGGGATATTTATCAAAAGAACAACTCTCAAGAGGACAATTCTCAAAAGGACGGTTCTCCAGAGGAAAATTATCAACAAGCGATCGCTGAGTACGACGAGGCAATTAAACTCAACCCTAATCTAGCAGAAGCTTTTGGAAATAGAGGGTTTCTACGCTTTCAGTTGGGAGAGAAGCAAGAAGGCTTAAAAGACTTACAACATGCAGCCGAACTATTTTTAGATGAGGGAAATGTGGATAGATATCAACAAACTATTGCTTTCATTCAAATGATTCAATCGTAGAATTATAATTTTGAATTTTAGGACTCATAACCGAAACTTTGTTAATTGATAAATAGCCAGCAATAACCTAGAAAAGCGATCGCCCAAAGCCCACCGTAAATATAACCTAGCTTTTTTTTATAGTTATTAGATTTTTTTCTTTGGATCGCTAGGTGAATTGTCAAGGCAACAGGGGTTAACCAAAACAAAACAGACAAAGCGATCGCTATACTATTTTCTGTCATCAAAACAGTCACCTAAAATTTATAATTTTAACTGCAATGGCATATAGCTGTTTGACTCTAGCTAATAAAAACAATAGACCAGGTGGAATAAATAAAGATTGCTACTGCCAAAGCTGCCAATAAAGCTTCGATTACATTGCCAATAATAGAAGCAATGACAATTCCTGTACTGGCTTTTAATGCTTGTTTCATGCGCTCACTGGAATCCAAATTGCTGCGATAAAGATATTCACCAATAAAGGCTCCTAATACTGCACCGACCAGCACTCCTATTAAAGGACCACCTATAGGTAAAGCTGGCAATAAACCCAAAAAACCAACCACCATACCAGCGATCGCACCGAATTGGCTCCATTTACTTGCCCCAGACTGTTTAACCCCAAAATAAAGAGCTATATACTCTACCCCCGCACTGAGAATTAAAACGGCAAAAATTAAAATCATGGGTAAACCAATACCCGCAAAACCAGTCGCGACGCTCCAAATTAAAATAGCAACCAAAATAATGCTACTTCCAGGTAGTCCAGGAATAATTGCTCCAATAACTCCCACAGCCATTAACGCTAAGACTATCCAATAAATAGTAGTTATATCCATAATCAATAATCAGTCCCTTCAAGCGGGATCAAGATAATCAGTAATCAGTAATCAGTAGACAAATTTGAATTAAAGCCGACGGCCTACTACTTGAGCAAAGCGATTTTTGCCTTCTTCTAACCTGGGAGGAATACCATTGGGATATTCTTGATTGATGATGGCAATTAACTGCTGAATCCGATTGGCAGGATTAGGATGTGTACTCATAAATTCTGGTTGTCCTCCTGCTCCACCTCTAGCAGAATTAAGAATTTTCATTAATTCGACGATACCGATAGGGTTGTAGTCAGCTTCGGTCATAAATTGAAAACCTAGTAGATCGCTTTCTAATTCATCATCTCTACCATACTTAAGATTGATCATCTGATTGACAGCTTGAGCTAAAATTGCTGCCTGTCTAGCACTTTCAGGGCGATCGCTAGCAGCAATTCCGACAGCATTAACTAAGGCACTACCTAACTGTTGTTTGGCTAAATGTTCTGCTCCATGTCTGCCAATGACATGACCGACTTCGTGACCTAAAACCCCTGCTAACTGGGCTTCTGAATTAAGCCGACTTAATAAAGCTGCGGTGATAAATATCTGTCCTCCAGGGAGAGCAAAGGCATTAACTGTCTGAGGATCTCGCAACAGATGAAACTCGAAAGGATAGGGAGAATTTTTAGCGATTGAACTCTGTACCACGCGATTTCCGACCTCGTCCACATAGTTTTGTAGCAGTTGATCGGGATATAAATTGCCATGTTGCGCAGCCATTTTAGGTGCAGACTGACGACCAATGACTATTTCTTGTTGGGGAGAAAGCTGTACTCTTTGCCTTTCTCCTGTGATGGGATTTTCACTAACGTTGGTGAAATAGTTAAACATCCCAAAGATAGCGAAGATTACGCCAATACCTAAGCGTATTAATAACCTACTCACTCTTGACTCTTGCTCCAATTCAATAAATAGCTATTAGCTATTAGCTATTGGCTTTTAGCCAGTATTGGATTTAAGTCTCCATTAAAATTACTAGATAAGAAGTTCACGGCTAAGGCTAAGAGCTTTTTTTGATTATAATTGTTGCACTAAAAGCGATCGCTCTATGACCAAAGCTAAGATTCGTAACTTGTTCTCTATTTCCATGCCAGGTTTGCCAAAATTAATATCTTATCGTCGGCAATGGTTAAGGGGAGATGTCTTAGCTGGGTTAACGGTGGCAGCCTATTTGATTCCTCAATGTATGGCTTATGGGGAGCTAGCAGGAGTTGAGCCTGTAGCTGGTTTGTGGGCTATCTTACCGCCAATGATTATTTACGCTTTGTTTGGTTCATCACCCCAACTTTCGATTGGTCCCGAATCTAGTACTGCCGTGATGACAGCAGTTGCGATCGCGCCTTTGGCAGCAGCGAGAACTGAGACTTATATTAGCCTGGCTGCTTTACTAGCAATCATCATGGGATTGGTGTGTATTATTGCTTATATTGCTCGACTGGGTTTTTTAGCCGATTTGCTTTCTAAGCCAGTTCTCATTGGTTATATGGCTGGGATTGCTCTAATTATGATTGGAGGACAACTGGGGAAGATTGGCAAAATTGAAATTGATGCCAATACTTTTTTTGGTCAAGTTAGTGAATTTATTAGCAAGCTACAGCAAGCTCATTCTCCCACTTTGATTTTGAGTATCTTTGTTTTAATCTTTTTGTTTGCCCTTCAGCGTCGCTTTCCCAATTTACCCATTCCCTTGATTGCCGTTTTACTCTCCACAGCAGCAGTAGCTATCTTGAATCTCGACGGTCGTGGTGTAGCAGTCGTTGGTGCAATTCCTGCTGGTTTACCTCAATTTGCTATTCCCCAAGTATCTATCCAAGATTTTAGTACTTTGGTTGCTTCGGCAGTGGGCATTTCGATCGTGGGTTATTCCGATAATGTATTAACAGCTAGGGCATTTGCTAATCGTAATAACTATAAAATTGATGCCAATCAAGAACTACTCGCGTTGGGCGTAGCTAACTTTGGTAATGGATTAATGCAGGGGTTTCCGATTAGCAGTAGTGGTAGTCGCACTGTGATTGGAGATTCTTTGGGTAGTAAAAGCCAGCTATTTTCTCTGGTGGCAATGGTAGCAGTGATTATTGTCTTGCTGTTTCTGCGCCCTGTGTTGGCATTATTTCCCAAAGCTGCTTTAGGGGCAATTGTCATCTATGCGGCAACTAAATTAATTGAAGTACCAGAGTTTATCAGGCTCTATCGATTTCGTCGTAGTGAGTTTATCCTGGCGATATCGACTACCATCGCCGTATTAGTAACGGATATTTTAGTAGGAGTAGGAATTGCCGTTAGCTTGTCAGTAGTCGAACTATTTTCCAGGGTTGCTCGTCCCCATGATGCAGTATTGGGTAAAGTGCCAGGTTTGGCAGGATTACATGATATCGAAGACTGGGAAGGAGCCAAGACTATTCCCGGATTAGTGATTTATCGCTATGATGCACCTCTGTGTTTTGCCAATGCGGAAAATTTCAGACAGCGATCGCTCGATGCTATTGAAGCTGAGGTAACTCCTGTGGAATGGTTGGTACTAAACATGGAAGCCAATGTAGAAATCGATATAACTGCTATCGATATGCTGGTGGAACTAAGAGATGAGCTGGCAGCTAAAAATATTACCTTTGCAATGGCACGAGTTAAACAGGACTTATATCTCGAACTCGAGCGGGCAGAGTTTCTTCAACAGATTCAAGCTGAACATATTTATCCGACATTACCTACGGCGATCGCTGCTTTTGAAACACGCCATCAACAGTAATGTAACCCAGAAGTCAAAACGGTCTACCAGTTATAAGGGAAATTAGGATGACTTCGTAGATGAAAGCTACTCGCAATTCTCCTCATAGTTACACCATCACGTCTTTTCATTAATTTACGTAGCTTTGTAATATCACTAATGAACTTTTGCTTAGGTGTGCCAGGCAAACTTAGCCAGTCACTCAATGTAAAAAGATGATTGTTCATTATGTTATGAATTTCAAGATACTGTCTGATACTCAAATTACGCTGCTGACACAAATACCTGAGATAATTTTCAGCATCTACTTTCCAAGGCTTACAGTCAAGGTCGCTTCGCACTAGTTCGGCGGGGCGTATAAAGGTCGGAGGCTTCCTCCGACCACAGCCCCTTGAGTTAGTAGTTAGTAGTTCGGAGTTGGGCTTGTCTTGAAGTAGGCTTGAATCTTTACCAATCTCTTTTCTCACGCTTTGGAGAGGCTTGTGATCTAACTCTGAATGCATGTCGCTTAGGCTTTGGCGAACACCGTTGCGTAGCTTCCCGCGTAGCGAGGACTCTGAACTCTTCTGATCAAAATGTGTGATAATTTGTCCGTTTGGCAATTGCTCTTCTATAATTCTAGTTTTCTTCATCAGTTAGTTCCACTTAATCAGTTAGCCCATTTCGTAGCTTTCTTTTGTACCTTTAATAATGCATCCTTTAATCCGAACAAGATTAATACTGACACAATGCCAAGTTAAAATTCATAACTAATATTAACCAAGTTTTCAAATCAGTGTGTAACAGAGTTTGCATAATTGTGTCCAATTTTTGAGGATTTAAATTAGATTGTTTCTAACAAAGCGGTTTAACATTGCGATTGAAATTTGGAAGCAATACAAAAAAACCAAAATGATTAATAATTTAATCTGGTAACAAAATCTGTGGGATTCTGGCGATCGCTCTTTTAAAAGGTTGGGTATCATTCGTAACTCTGACTAAGACTAACGCACCTTGAATGAGTATTATGGTATCTTCAGCACGCAAACGAGCTTCTTCTGGCGCAACTCCTGTTTCTTCCACAACTTTTGCTAGTTCATCTAGCCATTTTTCAAGAGACTGTCCTAGCTGTTGATGAAATAGAGTATCAGCTTCTCCCAAAGACATTACCGCTAATACACAGGGAGTTTGACCACTTTCATAAAATCGATCTATGCCTTGAATCATGGCTGCAAGGCGCTCCTTTACTGGTTTGGGCGATCGCAACGGTACAAAAATATTTTCTTCAATCCAAGCACCAATAGATTCTAAAACTGCCTCTGCCATTTGTTCTTTACCGCCTTGGAAGTGGTGATAGAGGCTGGCTTTCTTTAATCCTGTAGCCTGTGATAGTCGGGATACGGTAGCTCCTTCATAGCCATAGTGACGAAATATGGGGATTAGTTTGGCTATTACTTCTTCTTTGGGCATTTAACTAGTATAATTTTTAATTACAATTGTACCGAATGTTCGTTAGATTGTGAAATATTTATGTGGTCTGTTTATATAATTCGTTGTGGCGATCGCAGTCTCTACACGGGAATTTCTAACAATGTCCCCCAACGCTTTGCAATTCATCAATCGGGTAATGCTCAGTCCGCTAAATACACTAGAACTAGACATCCCCTTGAATTAGTTTTTACGGCGGAAATTGGTACTAAGTCTGCTGCTAGTCGCGCCGAATACAAGATTAAAAAATTACCTAAAAAAACCAAGGAATTACTGGTTACGGGAATGACTTCTCTAAGCGAACTTAAGATTATCTTCTCAGACAATTTTCAAAAGTGATATCTAGCAAAGTTTTTCTAGTAGTTGATTTTTTACCGAGCGTTCGGTATAGTAATAAACATAATTAGTCAAACAATCGTTCGGTAGGTGAAGACGTAACAAGATTAATAACCCTAAAAACTATTAAATTTACAGAAAGCAAGCTCGACAATTTACCGATCAAACTACCACTAGCTAGCTAACTGTTCGTCTTTCTATTGTTCCGACTTTCCCATTTTCTTTAACTTCATCATTTCAACAATTAGGAGACAAAATCATGAAACTTACCAAGCAAAATTTACAACCAGCCACAGAAAAAATCTATGACACCATTGTTGTTGGTGGTGGTGCGGGAGGACTTTCTGCGGGAGTATATCTACAACGCTATCTACTCAACACTTTAATTATCGATAAAGGAAAAGCTCGTTCTTTTTGGATGATAGAACTGCATAACTATCTGGGCTTACCTCCTGATACCCCTGGTCGTTCCGTACTCAGACAGGGTAAAGAACATTTTCTTTCTCTTGGAGGCGACTTGCTTGATGCGTACGTCGAAGAAGTAATTGATGAAGGAGAAACCTTTGCTGTCAAAGTTAAAGTAGGTCGTAATAACAGTCAATATCATACTTTCCGTACTAAGTATTTAATTGCTGCTAGTGGCATTATTGACTATCTTCCTGTCCTAGAAAATATGCGTAATGTCTATGATTACGCTGGTCATAATCTCCATGTCTGTCTGATTTGTGATGGTTACGAAATGACAGATAAAAAGGTGGGGGTATTTGCCAGTAGTGCTGGAAATGCCGAAGTAGTTTTTCCTGTGGGTTGGTTTACAGGAGAGATTACCTTGTTTACTCAAGGGTTGTTTGAAGTCAATGACGATTTACGCAACAGATTAGAAGTATTGGGTTACAAAATTGAAGAGACTCCTGTAGAGCAATTTATCGGAGAAGATCATCAGATGACGGGAGTAGAGTTAACCGATGGTCGAGTAGTGGAATTGGAAACAGGTTTGATTTCGATGGGTTCTCAATATCATGCTACCTATCTAAATAAATTTGATTTGGAGAAACAGGGCGGTAATTTAGTTACGGATAAAATGGCTCGTACTTCTCACCCGCGTATTTTTGCGATTGGAGATTTAAAAGTAGGACTCAATCAAGTAGTAATTGCTGCTGCTGATGGAGCATTGGCTGCTACTCAGATTTGGCGAGATATTCGCCGTAGTACTCCTCCAAAAACTCCTACTAAGTAGGTTGCTGCATAGAAGAATGATGAATAATTTAACTCTCGAACTACTCCCCCCAGGGTTACAAGATCGAGCTATCTATCAAAACTTGGAGATTAGAAGAACATGGTAATTACAAAAGGAGCGCATCATATTGGACTCACCGTTCCAAATTTAATAGCGACTCGTAACTTTTTTGTTGATACTTTAGGTTTTGAACAAGTAGGGGAAGTACCAGATTATCCAGCAATTTTTGTTTCTGATGGCACAATAATGTTAACTTTGTGGCAAGCCAACGATCCTAAACAAGCAACTCCATTCGATCGCAAGAATATAATTGGTTTACATCACTTTGCACTCAAAGTAGAAAATTTAGAGACACTGCAAACTTTACATCAAACTTTACTCAATACCCCTGACGTGGAAATTGAATTTGCTCCAGAACCCTTGGGTAATAGCTCGACACAGCATATGATGTGTTACATTCCTGGCGGTATTCGGATGGAATTCATTGCTTAAGCATCCTAAACAGATTGATAGCTTTTTCATTTAGGAGGAAATATATTATGGCAAACCCAGGTTGGACGCGTAAGGAATCTCCTTTTCATGCAGGGGAACTAGCAATTCAAGCTCGATTGGGTATACAAGAGCGCATGGATCGCCAGGGAAGGCGGGTAATTCGAGAATATTTAACTGAGCAGCATCAAGAGTTTTTTACCCAACTAGCTTATATCATCGTCGGGGCAGTAGATAAATCTGGTAATCCTTGGGCTTCTATTTTAGTGGGAAAACCTGGTTTTATCTCTACGCCAAGCGATCGCACTCTGAAAGTAGCTGCTGTACCTTTAGATGGCGATCCGTTGGCAACTATCTTAGAACCAGGAATTGATATTGGTTTCTTAGGAATTGAATTACATACTCGCCATTTTCAACATTAACCTTTCCAAATTGCATTCATTATTTCAGATCCTTAATTGTTACAAGATTTGGAAAGTTAGCATATTTATCCACTCCACTACCAAAACAACGTAATTCCGTTAAAATAAGATTTAGTTCGTCCTGGAAAATCTTTGTACAACGAAGACTTTAGAGAAACTTTTCAAGTCGCGTTATCGAGGTTGGGCAAACAGTTGCTCTTAAACTATAAGATTTTAAGAAAATTTTATCTAAATCCCATTTCATATTGGGCTAGCTATGAATTATTGCTTGAAGGTCATCGGAGCTAATACAAATATACCAGAGACTCTTCAGGTCACTACAGCTTTATTATTGGGTACAATTACTTTCTTCAGTTTACTTCTGGTAGCTGGTCTATCTTATATGCAACTTCCCAAAGTTGCCCATTCACTATTTGACCGTTTCTCGTCGACTGAAAATCAAGAGATTTATCAAAAAGTGGTTGAACCCTATCAGGGCTGGTTAAATTGGATAGTGATTGTTAGTGTTGTCGATATAATTACTCTCACTGCTCCAACTCCTAATTGGTTAGGGTTATTTGAATTTCCTCTCAGTTTACTTTTAGCTGTAAATATAAGCTTTCTGGGATTTAGTTTACTCAAGGAATTGTTCGACAATTACTTGTTGGGAATTGCTCTAGACAATAAACGTAAAATTAATAGTGAGTTACTTGTAATTGCCAAGTTTATTTGTAACTCATTAATCCTCTTGATCGTTGTTTCTGTTTTTGCTCAAACACACAAAATCAATATATTTGGCTTAATTGCTAGTCTTGGTATTGGGGGGGTGGCAATTGCCTTTGCTTCCCAGAAAATTTTAGAACAGATATTGTGGAGTATCGTTCTGTATATTGACCGCCCTTTCACTGTTGATGACTATATTCATTTGCCCGATAAGACTCTGGGCAGAGTTGAATCAATCGGTTGGCGTTCAACTAAAATTCGGCTTTCAGGAAAAAACACCCTAGTGATTATCCCCAATAGTCAACTTGCTCAGAGTCGCATTGAAAATATGACTAGAGCCAGAAGGGTAATTTCGATCGCGGAATTAACTTTTTTTAGGGGTATGTCTGAAGAAGAAAAAGCATTGATTCATCAACTGATTATAGACAGTACTAGAGAGATTTTGGGCATCGATCATCGTTTGACACAAATTGCTTTTGAAAATCATACCGATGCCGCAGGACAAGATTATGTACAAACTCAAGTAATCTTTTATATTTTGGGGGCTGCCGAAAGTTCAATGGAGCTACGGAGCAATTTGTTAGAAATTGCCAGGGAAAATATTATCGAGCGATTGCAAAATTATGGAATAAACTTCAGTTTCGAAGAAAATACTCTTGATGTTTCTCAACCAATGAATATTTAAATGGGCAAGAATAGTTGAATTTGGAATAATTTGAAATAGTTACAAACACACCTTTGAAAGGAAAAAAGGAAAGAGACTTCATGTTGTTGGTTCTTTTTATATCCACTGAGTTAAATATTTAGATAGCTACAGTAACAATGCTAGAGTTTATTCCAGAATCGCTACAATTCAGTGAGGAAAATCAAAGATTTCTAGTTGAATTAATCGGTAGATCGAGTCTTTTCATTTTTGGTACTATAATTGCCCCCTTATTTGGGCGAATTTTGCCTTTTTTCTGTTGGTGGATACTTAAGTTAATTCAGCGATTTGTTTCCTTCAATACTAAGGTTATTTACGATCAATTGATTAAACCAACTAAAAACTCCCTCGTTACGGTAGGAGCATTAGTCTTTATCACTCTATGTTTGAATTTGTTAGAGCAATATCTGAGAATTTATCAATTTTTGGGCTTTTTTATCTATTTAGCTTTAGCAATTAGCATTGCTTGGTTTGCTTCGCGGATAGCTCAACGACTAATTAGGATCTATGCCATTAAGCTAGTTCAGAGGTTAGGTGGGGAAGTCAATGAAACCGCTTTGGTCTTTGAAACTTTAACCAATGTGATTATTATTTTGTTCGCTGCTTTGCTCTTTGCTCGAGGTCTGCGACTTAACTTAGTTGCTATTTCTGCCAGTATAGGTGTTGGTGGGGTTGTGGTTGCTTTTGCTGCAAGACACGCTCTAGAGAGAATAATTGGAACTATTGAACTGTTTTTAGATCGTCCTTACCAGCCGGGGGAATACATTCAGGTAAATTTTAATCCGTATGGCGAGGACGTATATGGTCGTGTTGAATCAATTGGCTTGCGTTCCACCAAAATCCGCACAGCGGGGAGAAACACAATTATTGTTGTTCCCAACTCAATTATGGCAGGTAAGAATATTGAAAATATTAGTAGGGGTAAGAAAGTGGTGGCGATGCTCAACTTAGATTTTTTTCGACATCTAGAAGAAAGTGAACAAGCACTAGTTAGAAGGACTATTATTGAGAGTACAGAAACATTTTGGGGCATAGATAAAGGCAACACGAGGATTCGTTTTTCTCAACTAGAGGGAAAATTAGGAACTCGCGCTAGAATCAACTTTTTTC
This genomic window contains:
- a CDS encoding GDP-L-fucose synthase, producing MLDLQDKRILVTGGAGFLGKQVVEQLCQAGATIDLISIPRSRQLNLCKWENCQQAVKEQNIVIHLAAHVGGIGLNREKPAELFYDNLMMGTQLIHAAYQEGVEKFVCVGTICAYPKFTPVPFKEDDLWNGYPEETNAPYGIAKKALLVQLQAYRQQYGFDGIYLLPVNLYGPEDNFEPRSSHVIPALIHKIHLAQQSGVQELPVWGDGSPTREFLYSTDAARGIVMATQKYDQPAPVNLGTNHEISIRDLVETICELMDFTGTISWQTDKPNGQPRRCLDTQRAKEKFGFVAETELRQGLQNTINWYRQHAT
- a CDS encoding tetratricopeptide repeat protein is translated as MANFGWDIYQKNNSQEDNSQKDGSPEENYQQAIAEYDEAIKLNPNLAEAFGNRGFLRFQLGEKQEGLKDLQHAAELFLDEGNVDRYQQTIAFIQMIQS
- a CDS encoding DUF456 domain-containing protein; its protein translation is MDITTIYWIVLALMAVGVIGAIIPGLPGSSIILVAILIWSVATGFAGIGLPMILIFAVLILSAGVEYIALYFGVKQSGASKWSQFGAIAGMVVGFLGLLPALPIGGPLIGVLVGAVLGAFIGEYLYRSNLDSSERMKQALKASTGIVIASIIGNVIEALLAALAVAIFIYSTWSIVFIS
- a CDS encoding M48 family metalloprotease; this encodes MSRLLIRLGIGVIFAIFGMFNYFTNVSENPITGERQRVQLSPQQEIVIGRQSAPKMAAQHGNLYPDQLLQNYVDEVGNRVVQSSIAKNSPYPFEFHLLRDPQTVNAFALPGGQIFITAALLSRLNSEAQLAGVLGHEVGHVIGRHGAEHLAKQQLGSALVNAVGIAASDRPESARQAAILAQAVNQMINLKYGRDDELESDLLGFQFMTEADYNPIGIVELMKILNSARGGAGGQPEFMSTHPNPANRIQQLIAIINQEYPNGIPPRLEEGKNRFAQVVGRRL
- a CDS encoding SulP family inorganic anion transporter, with the translated sequence MTKAKIRNLFSISMPGLPKLISYRRQWLRGDVLAGLTVAAYLIPQCMAYGELAGVEPVAGLWAILPPMIIYALFGSSPQLSIGPESSTAVMTAVAIAPLAAARTETYISLAALLAIIMGLVCIIAYIARLGFLADLLSKPVLIGYMAGIALIMIGGQLGKIGKIEIDANTFFGQVSEFISKLQQAHSPTLILSIFVLIFLFALQRRFPNLPIPLIAVLLSTAAVAILNLDGRGVAVVGAIPAGLPQFAIPQVSIQDFSTLVASAVGISIVGYSDNVLTARAFANRNNYKIDANQELLALGVANFGNGLMQGFPISSSGSRTVIGDSLGSKSQLFSLVAMVAVIIVLLFLRPVLALFPKAALGAIVIYAATKLIEVPEFIRLYRFRRSEFILAISTTIAVLVTDILVGVGIAVSLSVVELFSRVARPHDAVLGKVPGLAGLHDIEDWEGAKTIPGLVIYRYDAPLCFANAENFRQRSLDAIEAEVTPVEWLVLNMEANVEIDITAIDMLVELRDELAAKNITFAMARVKQDLYLELERAEFLQQIQAEHIYPTLPTAIAAFETRHQQ
- a CDS encoding TetR/AcrR family transcriptional regulator — encoded protein: MPKEEVIAKLIPIFRHYGYEGATVSRLSQATGLKKASLYHHFQGGKEQMAEAVLESIGAWIEENIFVPLRSPKPVKERLAAMIQGIDRFYESGQTPCVLAVMSLGEADTLFHQQLGQSLEKWLDELAKVVEETGVAPEEARLRAEDTIILIQGALVLVRVTNDTQPFKRAIARIPQILLPD
- a CDS encoding GIY-YIG nuclease family protein; its protein translation is MWSVYIIRCGDRSLYTGISNNVPQRFAIHQSGNAQSAKYTRTRHPLELVFTAEIGTKSAASRAEYKIKKLPKKTKELLVTGMTSLSELKIIFSDNFQK
- a CDS encoding NAD(P)/FAD-dependent oxidoreductase is translated as MKLTKQNLQPATEKIYDTIVVGGGAGGLSAGVYLQRYLLNTLIIDKGKARSFWMIELHNYLGLPPDTPGRSVLRQGKEHFLSLGGDLLDAYVEEVIDEGETFAVKVKVGRNNSQYHTFRTKYLIAASGIIDYLPVLENMRNVYDYAGHNLHVCLICDGYEMTDKKVGVFASSAGNAEVVFPVGWFTGEITLFTQGLFEVNDDLRNRLEVLGYKIEETPVEQFIGEDHQMTGVELTDGRVVELETGLISMGSQYHATYLNKFDLEKQGGNLVTDKMARTSHPRIFAIGDLKVGLNQVVIAAADGALAATQIWRDIRRSTPPKTPTK
- a CDS encoding VOC family protein, encoding MVITKGAHHIGLTVPNLIATRNFFVDTLGFEQVGEVPDYPAIFVSDGTIMLTLWQANDPKQATPFDRKNIIGLHHFALKVENLETLQTLHQTLLNTPDVEIEFAPEPLGNSSTQHMMCYIPGGIRMEFIA
- a CDS encoding mechanosensitive ion channel family protein produces the protein MNYCLKVIGANTNIPETLQVTTALLLGTITFFSLLLVAGLSYMQLPKVAHSLFDRFSSTENQEIYQKVVEPYQGWLNWIVIVSVVDIITLTAPTPNWLGLFEFPLSLLLAVNISFLGFSLLKELFDNYLLGIALDNKRKINSELLVIAKFICNSLILLIVVSVFAQTHKINIFGLIASLGIGGVAIAFASQKILEQILWSIVLYIDRPFTVDDYIHLPDKTLGRVESIGWRSTKIRLSGKNTLVIIPNSQLAQSRIENMTRARRVISIAELTFFRGMSEEEKALIHQLIIDSTREILGIDHRLTQIAFENHTDAAGQDYVQTQVIFYILGAAESSMELRSNLLEIARENIIERLQNYGINFSFEENTLDVSQPMNI
- a CDS encoding mechanosensitive ion channel family protein, giving the protein MLEFIPESLQFSEENQRFLVELIGRSSLFIFGTIIAPLFGRILPFFCWWILKLIQRFVSFNTKVIYDQLIKPTKNSLVTVGALVFITLCLNLLEQYLRIYQFLGFFIYLALAISIAWFASRIAQRLIRIYAIKLVQRLGGEVNETALVFETLTNVIIILFAALLFARGLRLNLVAISASIGVGGVVVAFAARHALERIIGTIELFLDRPYQPGEYIQVNFNPYGEDVYGRVESIGLRSTKIRTAGRNTIIVVPNSIMAGKNIENISRGKKVVAMLNLDFFRHLEESEQALVRRTIIESTETFWGIDKGNTRIRFSQLEGKLGTRARINFFLTSSGEDSLALRKRLVDLANQAIANKLLIYQIEFSMPEPIVYIDSPMTI